From the genome of Nicotiana tabacum cultivar K326 chromosome 17, ASM71507v2, whole genome shotgun sequence:
CTACTAATACAACCTCAcactaaaattatttaaaatacatgTATGTACTATTGAGAATCTATTCGATATTATTAATTGTTCTAAAAGAAACAAAAGTTCTGTCACAATTTAAGACCAGCTGTTTGTGCTGGGCTTTGTCTGAGGTTCAAACAAAAAACTCAAAGGAAACATAAACAGTGTGCAATCACTGGCATAACATAATTTCCAACAACAGTATCTTAACAGAAACCTACTCACAACTAACAACCTGGATTTACACAATTCATCATACATCAATTATTTTCCACACCAAACACAATTCCGTTCGAAGTAAATTGAATTAATCAAAATTTGAActttcatttcctttctttctttgaggaaatgatgaattcttttcGAATTTCATACAATATTTGTTTGTCTAATATTACAATGATGAGAAATGGAATTGGAATTCCACAAATGGGaagtacaaaagaaaaaaaagaaggaaaaatatcttttttctctttttattttttttgttgacttttaatTTCCTGTGCTTCTAATGTGAAAAGACTCAACTCTAAAGTTACGTTTCCAGAAAACCAGTCATCCTAAGAATTGAATTCCTTACTTGACTCAAATCTCTTCCCTTAAGAGTCCTTCCATATCCAGTACAAACGGAAAATGACGTCATTTTTCCGGCTATTCTCCGACCAGTTATCACGTGAGGCGGCACCATTTCTTCGTCATCTCTGTACTCATCTTCAAAAAAATCCGACTTTTTCTCCAAATACTTGAACCATGATTTTCCGTCGGGAATGTTAACAGGGACGGAATTGGAATTCCGCTTCAGTTTCTTTATTCTAGATACCTTATTATTACGACGAACTTGGAAGTCATACTCTTCTTCATCATCAGCTAATTCTCGAACCTCTTCACGTCCTGCATTTTCCTGAAAAAtcacttcatattcttgaaattcttcaGCCATTGAGATAAATGGAAATGGAAATGGATTTGTATTTTGGGGGAAAAGGAATTAGGAAAAatggaaggagaagaagaggaatTTATAGGGAATTGGGGAGAAGTGATTGAATGATTGATCTGAAACGTAGTGAGTACACTTTTGATTGGGTTTTCGTCATATGGCGTCATTGAGTGTGGTCCCAgctttctctctctaaaagctGAAACAATGGCAGcgctttctttctctctctatatctGTTACTTGCAACTCACGGCTTTGTTTGTGTGTATCTATAGGTTtgtgtatgtgtatgtgtatgtgtatgtgcATGGATTTAATAGATCTGAATTTACTCTTAATTTGAGGTTTAATGAATCTTGTCAGTACTAGATTTTCACAATTTATATTGTTTTAATTTGGACAGTTTAAACATTTTTTCTCGTAGGAATAGTTCATAATGTATTCTTACACTACGTGAACGAGTCAAATTCATGATTGTATCCTATTTCAGCACACAGATTATAAATGCGTCCATAGAAAATTAATTACGGTGATCTTCTCCATTTTAAGTTAGTTGAATCACTGAATAGTGAATACAGCTCCTCGTTCAAAATGTTATCtaaaattaatttgtttttaatatatttgatcttttagaaaaatatgaaatcatTTATTATTAATTTCAAATCTATTCCTTGTTCTAATTAGGTGAGTGTTGACTAAACTTGAACTAAAAGGATATATGATGGTTTAGAATATTATTTTGATCAAGTTATTAAATGTCTTTAATTTCTTAAAGAGTGTGTAAAACTTTTAAGAGATGCTCCCTCGTGTCCTTTTATTTATCGTTTAAGATTTTGACAtactctttaaaaaaaattattcacttGCATTAATAATAAGAGATATTTAACTAAATTATTCGTATCTCCTTTTTGAAAATTTAAGAGTGGAATTGAAAGAAGATAGTAATTAatgccttttttattttttgttaaagtGACAACAATTGGGACCATTTGTTTTTTATTGAAATGACAGATAAAAATAATTGGAGAAAAATTGGAGCCAGAGGTTGTACTTCTTTCCTAGGTCAAAATAAAATTCGTTCTTTGCTGTAGGATAGAAAATTTATTGCCGCACATTATTGAATTGCTAACAGGACATTAGTATATACTCCATAGTTAATGTTGAGATGCTAAGACCAATAATCTTATCGAACTATGGATTTGTGTACAATGGTGCCTTATTTTTGCTATTGTTTGATATGGAGTGCAGGTTCGAGTAATTGATATGGTCATTGATGTAAATGTACTTTTATTATTTCGAAAATCATCTCATTAAATCGATATTGGTTAATTAAGTGGGGGCATTTgataacaaaaatgaaaagaaaactaaagaaacaagaaaagattGATTTTTATTCATAAGGAACTAATTATGGATTCAATTCCTCAAATATACGTTAGTTATGTTTCTAAATAAtgtttaaattgatttaaaagGTTTTGTCGTTTCGACGAATTAAAGGCAGTTTATTTAATATTCGAAACTTCAAGAGTGAAATTTCAAGGATATAATGGAAGTAACATTTTATAcgtagaaaaaaaaagaacatttTATACTCTCAAAAAATATTTAGCAACCAGATGACTTTCGGCTAATAATAATTCAACAAATAACAAGGTCTGTTGTTAATGCAAAAATCCTTTGGGATATATCTTACACGTACATGTCAATTACCAGTATGACATGGATAAATTGGTAGGACCTCTCCTCTCACGGCTAAGCTGTGAATGTAGGTAAGAGGATAAGTTTGggaaatatttaaaaataaatggtTAGAGAATTTATTAGGCAGAGGTTAGATGAAAATCCATGACTTGAATTTTTTTGGTAGGAGCTTAGCTCATGCACGTGTGTTTACGGTACTTTTCCTTTTATatcattttattattatattttatttaatgtgAATTATCCCTTCCATTCATTATGTTAACCTGTTTAAAAGACAAATTTAGTTTTCCTGAAAATGGAACTTTTAGATTATTACTACAATTAATTGCAGGTTTATAATTCCAAAAGTTTGGTTTAGGtaaattttgaattcttctcTTGAAAATTTATAGGGTAATTAATTATATAACCGATCAGATTCACTGCTTATTTTTTCTAACTGGTATATATATATCGGCAGCCTATTTTTAGACGGCTATTTGTGTTAATTTTTGAGAATTGACACTGACTTTAATTTAAACAAACCAGTCAAGATATATGTAGTTGACTAGGGGCGGCCCTACCCTAAAGCAGGTAAAACAATCGCTTTTGGCCCATTTTTTATTACACCTATTATATTATATATTCTCtacgtttcaatttagatgatgtTGTTTGACTCGTCACGtagtttaaaaaaaaagacttttaaaacttgtgtcataaaagtttaaggggtaaaagGATTTACAACTAGTATGATTTCTGCCAAGAAAATTGCATCTGAAATAAAAATCAAACCCGAACTTTGTACGTAACGTGtgataaatagaaaaaaataatttgacgTGAATATTGATATTGAAATCTCTTGAAGAGTCTTTCAGAGTTAATTACTATTTATACATAGTAGACAAGACTATTTTTTCACtttaaaatagatttgaacaattcgaagcatataaaaatattttttgttttctatttagCGTAAAAACTGAGATCACTAgataatgaaaatttaaaaaaaatactgcCTTAATCTTGAgtgttccttaaagcataataatcgaTCCGATATTGATACtttagatttattttttgaattaaaagtgttaagaaaaatagtacaattagaaaataatagttttgaaggggagccttgtcgtaactggtaaagttgatgccatgtgactaggaggtcacgggttcgagccgtgaaaacagcctcttgcaaaaatgcgGGTTAAGGTTGCAtacaatagatccttgtggtccggcccttccccggaccccacgCATAGCTGGAGCTTAGTGCACTCGGCTGCCCTTTTAGTAAATAATAGATTAATtgatatactcaatcaaataaaaagatttgattcttttccaaatgcctatattgcttatagaataatgttaataactcctGTTACTGTTGCTTCAGCAGAAATAAgtttttagaaattaaaattgataaaatcttaactaagctcaataatatttgaagagaggttaaataaattaactatattgtcaattgagaaagaattattagaaaaaaattgattataaaaaaaattattaataacttcgcatctaaaaaaaaaaactaaaaaaatggacatcaaattaaaaaataataatttaaaaaaaagttaattcccctcataaaatttggctttaggccacaaaatcCGTCGGGCCGCCCCTGAGTTGACCTTCTCGTGTACCTCCACGGAGACAACCAAGTGGCCAATGAAACGccgtttaattaaagaaaattttacctcttatagcaaaggtttacaccctatttattataactcaaaatgcttttaaaatattattttctataactatcttttattttttatagcaaaataggtatttataGTATAAACTACCATTAATGCATTAAATACGATATGTAccatttatttctttcatttattctctcccaaagtcacaacaaaatatttcttctctttctctctccacgatctctctctctctctcatagtCACAACAAGATTGTATTCGCGATTTTTGAAGCACGATTCTCTCTCTCACTTTCAACATTTTTGCTCCAAAAATTCGTGGTAAGTGttaaagttttgagatttttggtCCGTTcaagcttcttctttttctcttcacttttttttttaaaatcttcacCATTGTTAGATTTTCagcagaaaacttcaaaattcctcTTTAATGGCTtattcaacaactttgaaacaAGAGGGCCACTGCAACTTTCTTTTACGCCAGATGGATTCCTCTACACGGATACTGCAAATATTTTTTACGCCGGAGAAGATTCGAGGGTCAAGGTTTTTGTTCGtatccatttttagttttaatacaataTATACAATATTTTGCTTGGCCAGAAAACGCCATCTccgacgaactttcttctcttctttgctatatagtcacatacaatgatacaaatacattattttatgtataaattcactcaaatacattatatttttgaataaatatatttttttgcttgtatttatgtattttgaaggtttgtattttttcaatacagctgaatacatctgtattcatgcatgaatacatgatataaatattgaaatatacagaatacaaataataaaatagaacaaaatataaacagtgaatacatttaattttaaaatacagtgaaatacagtaaaatacattgaatacaaatagaaatacagtgaatacaaccaatgaaatatacTGAATACATCAATAATAACATGTATTAGGAATAACTAAAATATTGTTCATACAAATATATTTGAATACACTGTATATAAATTAGTGAATATAATAAATACAAATATTGAATCTAATGAATGCAacggtaaaaaaaaaaattaaaacacactaaatacaaaagttatatacaattgaaatatcattctaattaattgggttgataatgaggtatgttagaattgattttgttgagttatattaggagtgtatcacgttaattgatattattttcgtTATTAGACAGCTgaacatacctatttttaaggtgattgtcgttactgtattcatgaatacatgtgaATGCATGCCCGTACAGCTGGACTGTCATGATTTTAGGCcatttttgctattgtattcatgaatacaacatcgcGAATACATGTGAGTACATGCGCGTATAGCTGGATTGCCCTGATTTTAGGtgctttttgctgctgtattcatgaatacatggcacgAATACATacgaatacatgcgcgtacaactggactgTCTTgatttttaggcgctttttgctgctgtatacactaccgtaacaactTAATAGTAGCTATGAGAAGTAATGATATATATGATAGTTATAAGAacttaatagccactaaacaatagtggtttctcCAAATTACGCCTAATTAAAATAAACTGtg
Proteins encoded in this window:
- the LOC107766427 gene encoding protein S40-1-like, translated to MAEEFQEYEVIFQENAGREEVRELADDEEEYDFQVRRNNKVSRIKKLKRNSNSVPVNIPDGKSWFKYLEKKSDFFEDEYRDDEEMVPPHVITGRRIAGKMTSFSVCTGYGRTLKGRDLSQVRNSILRMTGFLET